From Bosea sp. NBC_00550, the proteins below share one genomic window:
- a CDS encoding Flp family type IVb pilin, whose product MTNLFARFVKDESGATAIEYGLIAALIAVVCIATWTTIGSNLKARFQEVESGLIKKS is encoded by the coding sequence ATGACCAATCTTTTCGCTCGCTTCGTCAAGGACGAGTCCGGCGCCACCGCCATCGAGTACGGCCTGATCGCCGCCCTGATCGCCGTCGTTTGTATCGCTACCTGGACGACCATCGGCAGCAATCTGAAGGCGCGGTTCCAGGAAGTCGAAAGCGGCCTCATCAAGAAGTCCTGA
- a CDS encoding pilus assembly protein N-terminal domain-containing protein yields MACSTSGPATAAPQESQAESVMVLVDHAKVVRLPEKAQTVIVGNPAIADVAVQRNGVMVVTGKSFGVTNLIALDGTGTLLAESLVRVGAASEAVLTVQRGMERESYSCTPVCQPAAQLGDAQKYFGEVGGQASARNAQATGNGAAPK; encoded by the coding sequence ATGGCCTGCTCGACCAGCGGTCCGGCGACGGCTGCGCCGCAGGAGAGCCAGGCCGAAAGCGTGATGGTCCTGGTTGATCATGCCAAGGTCGTGCGCTTGCCCGAGAAGGCGCAGACGGTCATCGTCGGCAATCCGGCCATCGCGGACGTGGCCGTGCAGCGCAATGGTGTCATGGTGGTCACCGGCAAGAGCTTCGGCGTGACCAACCTGATCGCATTGGACGGAACGGGCACGCTTCTGGCCGAGTCGCTGGTTCGCGTCGGCGCGGCGTCCGAGGCGGTGCTGACGGTGCAGCGGGGCATGGAGCGCGAGAGCTATTCCTGCACGCCCGTATGCCAGCCTGCTGCGCAGCTTGGTGACGCCCAGAAGTATTTCGGCGAAGTTGGAGGCCAGGCGTCGGCCCGCAACGCTCAGGCAACCGGCAATGGTGCCGCGCCCAAATAG
- a CDS encoding A24 family peptidase translates to MSLPLIIMLGVFPFAMAYAAASDLVSMTISNRLCLSLVISFALCAALLGLSLNDIAWHLAAGMLVLVGAFGLFAAGWIGGGDAKLAAATALWFGFDELMPYLVFSSFAGGLLTMLILHLRSHPLPSMAANWGWAQRLHAPKEGVPYGIALAFTALLILPETAIWRAAVGV, encoded by the coding sequence ATGTCACTCCCACTGATTATTATGCTTGGTGTGTTTCCTTTCGCCATGGCCTATGCCGCAGCGAGCGATCTCGTCTCGATGACGATCTCGAACCGGCTTTGCCTCTCCCTGGTCATTTCCTTCGCGCTTTGCGCCGCGCTGCTGGGCCTCAGCCTCAACGACATCGCCTGGCATCTGGCAGCCGGCATGCTGGTGCTCGTCGGCGCCTTCGGCCTATTCGCCGCGGGCTGGATCGGCGGGGGCGATGCCAAGCTCGCGGCAGCGACTGCCCTGTGGTTCGGCTTCGACGAGTTGATGCCGTATCTCGTCTTTTCCAGCTTCGCCGGCGGATTGCTGACGATGCTGATCTTGCATTTGCGCTCGCATCCTCTTCCTTCGATGGCTGCCAACTGGGGCTGGGCACAGCGCCTGCACGCGCCGAAGGAGGGCGTTCCCTACGGCATCGCTCTCGCCTTCACCGCCTTGCTCATCCTGCCGGAGACCGCAATCTGGCGCGCCGCAGTCGGCGTCTGA
- the cpaB gene encoding Flp pilus assembly protein CpaB: MSPARIIILVIALAAGLGAALLVQQPSQAPAPVAKVEQAPTVPVLVAATDIPIGNTVAANDLRWLNWPLASVPNGIIRKDEAPEAEKEIIGQLARYAILGAEPIRREKLIRTDGTGFLSAVLPSGMRAVAISTDSRGASTAGGFILPNDRVDVVSTWRGESTSGRGEAQVSETILRNIRTLAIGQNVQERNGEKVVVGETATLEVDPGQVEILIQAQKTGTLSLALRSLKDANEPAPPASADNSMTLVRYGVTSKSVKP; this comes from the coding sequence ATGAGTCCCGCACGCATCATCATTCTCGTGATCGCACTGGCCGCGGGCCTGGGCGCCGCTCTCCTCGTGCAGCAGCCGTCGCAGGCTCCGGCGCCGGTGGCCAAGGTCGAGCAGGCGCCAACCGTGCCCGTGCTCGTCGCGGCAACCGACATCCCGATCGGCAACACAGTAGCGGCCAACGATCTGCGCTGGCTGAACTGGCCGCTGGCCAGCGTGCCGAACGGAATCATCCGCAAGGATGAAGCGCCCGAAGCCGAGAAGGAGATCATCGGCCAGTTGGCGCGCTACGCCATTCTCGGTGCCGAGCCAATCCGGCGCGAGAAGCTGATCAGGACCGACGGGACAGGCTTCCTTTCGGCCGTGTTGCCGTCCGGAATGCGCGCGGTGGCCATCAGCACCGATAGCCGCGGCGCCAGTACCGCAGGCGGTTTCATCCTTCCCAACGATCGCGTCGACGTTGTCTCCACCTGGCGCGGCGAATCCACCTCCGGTCGCGGCGAAGCCCAGGTCAGCGAAACCATCTTGCGCAACATCAGGACTCTGGCGATCGGCCAGAACGTGCAGGAGCGCAACGGCGAGAAGGTCGTGGTCGGCGAGACCGCGACGCTCGAGGTCGATCCCGGGCAGGTCGAGATCCTGATCCAGGCGCAGAAGACCGGGACGCTCTCGCTGGCGCTGCGCAGCCTGAAGGACGCGAATGAACCGGCACCGCCAGCCTCGGCCGACAATTCCATGACCCTGGTGCGCTACGGTGTCACCTCGAAGAGCGTGAAGCCATGA